AACCATGTGCCGATAGAGATCGATCATGAAAATCAGTCCGCGGGCTGTCCATCGCCCGGTGGCTGTCGCCACGCTCGCGGGACTCCACGCCGACTGGGTCACCGGCCGGTACCCGCCGATTCGGACGCGCGTCGCAAACCGCGTCGCACCTGTTGTTCCAGCCATGCCGACGAGACGTGCCGACTGCTCGGCAGAGCCCGGATCACCACTTGGTCGCACGGATCCAGACTGCCCAACAACGGCCGGGCAACGTGTCGCAACCGACGTGCCACCCGATGGCGTTCGACCGCGGTACCCACCGATTTGGCGATGATCAATCCCACCCGCGGACCGCTGCAGTCCTGCGATTGGTTACCGCGACGGACATGCACGACCACGTCGGGCTGTACGGTACGGATCCCGTACTTGACGGTTGCGTCAAACTCGGTTGACCGCCTCATGCGGTTGCGTGCGGACAGCACCGCTAAGAAACCTGCCGCGACGATCAGGCAGTCAGCGCGCGGCGGCCCTTACGGCGCCGGCCGGACACGATGGCTCGCCCGGCCCGGGTACGCATCCGCAGTCGAAAACCATGAACGCGGGCTCGGCGCCGGTTGTTCGGCTGGAAGGTCCGCTTGCCCTTGGCCACGGCGTTCTCCTCGATGTGTCTCGCATACCATCCGCCCGCTCATCTTGCACAGTCGGCGGCCGGAGGTG
The nucleotide sequence above comes from Mycobacterium pseudokansasii. Encoded proteins:
- the rnpA gene encoding ribonuclease P protein component, which encodes MLSARNRMRRSTEFDATVKYGIRTVQPDVVVHVRRGNQSQDCSGPRVGLIIAKSVGTAVERHRVARRLRHVARPLLGSLDPCDQVVIRALPSSRHVSSAWLEQQVRRGLRRASESAGTGR
- the rpmH gene encoding 50S ribosomal protein L34: MAKGKRTFQPNNRRRARVHGFRLRMRTRAGRAIVSGRRRKGRRALTA